The Streptomyces sp. JB150 genomic interval CTGTACACAACGGGTGTGTATGGCGCTACGTGCGCCGTTTTCCGCAAGGAGGTGCCCACATGGCACAGGCATTGCGACCCAACACCGCCGGTTCCCTCTTCGCCACCGACGGCAGGCCCCACCCCGTCCAGGACGCCCTGCTGGCCGTGACCCTGGTGCTCGGCGTGGTCTCGTTCGTCACGGCGCAGTTCCCCAGCCTGCATCTGCTGAGCTCCTGGACCGGTCTGGTGGGGATCTTCACCGGCGCGTACGGCCAGTGGATCTCGGAAACGACCCGCGAACGCTTCGGGCTGATCCTGGGCCTCGGTGCCTCCGGGCTCGGCTTCTTCCTCGGCATGGCGCACGGCGGCCTCTTCGGCTGAGGCCCCGGCCGCACCGGCACCTCGCCCCCGCCCCGGCAGCCGTCTGGCCGGGGCGAAGGTGCCGTACGCCCAATCGGGCCGCTTCCCGGGCGCAGTAGGCTTCGGCGCTAGAGCCGGAGCCCCTGTACCCATGGGGACACACCAGCCCGAGGAGCGCCCCGAATGAGCCTGACCCTGAGGACCATCAGTCGCGAGCAGCATCTGGCCTACATCCAGAGCCTGCCGGCGGCGAGCCACATGCAGGTCCCGGCCTGGGCAGACGTCAAGGCGGAGTGGCGTTCGGAGAATCTCGGCTGGTTCGACGAGCGCACCGGCGAGCTGGTCGGCGTGGGCCTCGTCCTCTACCGTCAGCTGCCGAAGATCAAGCGCTACCTGGCCTATCTCCCCGAGGGCCCGGTCATCAACTGGTTCGCGCCGAACCTCGAGGACTGGATCCAGCCGATGCTGGCGCACCTGAAGCAGCAGGGCGCCTTCTCCGTGAAGATGGGCCCGCCGGTGATCATCCGGCGCTGGGAGGCCGCTTCCATCAAGCAGGGCATCCAGAACCCGGACGTGAAGCGCCTGCGGGACATGGAGGCGGACTTCATCGAGCCGCGTGCCTTCGAGGTGGCCGACAAGCTGCGCCGCATGGGCTGGCAGCAGGGCGAGGACGGCGGCGCCGGCTTCGGCGACGTGCAGCCCCGCTACGTCTTCCAGGTGCCGCTGGCCAACCGGTCCCTGGAAGAGGTGCACAAGAACTTCAACCAGCTGTGGCGCCGCAACATCAAGAAGGCCGAGAAGGCCGGGGTCGAGGTCGTCCAGGGCGGCTACCACGACCTGGAGGAGTGGCAGCGGCTGTACGAGATCACCGCGGTGCGCGACAAGTTCCGGCCCCGCCCGCTGTCGTACTTCCAGCGCATGTGGACGGCCCTCAACAGCGAGGACCCCAACCGCATGCGGCTGTACTTCGCCCGGCACAACGGGGTGAACCTGTCGGCGGCGACGATGCTGATCGTCGGCGGCCACGTCTGGTACTCCTACGGCGCCTCCGACAACATCGGCCGTGAGGTCCGGCCCTCGAACGCGATGCAGTGGCGGATGCTGCGCGATGCCTACGCGCTCGGCGCCACCGTCTACGACCTGCGGGGCATCTCCGACTCGCTGGACGAGTCCGACCACCTCTTCGGCCTCATCCAGTTCAAGGTGGGCACCGGCGGCCAGGCCGCCGAATACCTCGGCGAGTGGGACTTCCCGCTGAACAAGCTGCTCCACAAGGCGCTCGACATCTACATGTCGCGCCGCTGAGCGCGGGGCGTTTGCTTCCATAGCTCCGACAGCTTCCATACCTCTGATACACCGCAGCCACGAGAAAGGTTCCAGGTCCGGCCATGGCGCTCACGCTCTACGTCGACACCGCGCGCTGGCGGGCGCACCACAAGCACGTGCAGGAGCAGTTCCCGGGGCTGGTCCCGGTCTGCAAGGGCAACGGCTACGGCTTCGGGCACGAGCGGCTGGCGGAGGAGGCCACGCGGCTGGGCGCCGACATGCTCGCCGTCGGCACCACGTACGAGGCCGCGCGGATCAAGGACTGGTTCAGCGGCGACCTGCTGGTGCTGACGCCGTACCGGCGCGGCGAGGAGCCGGTACCGCTGCCCGACCGGGTCGTGCGGTCGGTGTCGTCCGTCGACGGCGTGTACGGCCTGGTGGGTGCCCGCGTGGTCATCGAGGTGATGTCCTCGATGAAGCGGCACGGCATCAACGAGCAGGACCTGCCGCAGTTGCACGCCGCGATCGAGAACGTCCGCCTGGAGGGCTTCGCGATCCACCTGCCGCTGGACCGCACCGACGGCTCGGACGCCGTCGAGGAGGTCATCGGCTGGATGGACCGGCTGCGTGCCGCCCGGCTGCCGCTGCACACGATGTTCGTCAGCCACCTCAAGGCCGATGAACTCGCCCGTCTCCAGCAGCAGTTCCCGCAGACCCGGTTCCGTGCGCGCATCGGCACGCGCCTGTGGCTGGGCGACCACGAGGCAACGGAGTACCGCGGTGCCGTCCTCGACGTCACCCGCGTCTCCAAGGGCGACCGCTTCGGCTACCGGCAGCAGAAGGCCGCCTCCGACGGCTTCCTGGTCGTCGTGGCGGGCGGAACGTCGCACGGGGTGGGTCTGGAGGCCCCGAAGGCGCTGCAC includes:
- the femX gene encoding peptidoglycan bridge formation glycyltransferase FemX, which gives rise to MSLTLRTISREQHLAYIQSLPAASHMQVPAWADVKAEWRSENLGWFDERTGELVGVGLVLYRQLPKIKRYLAYLPEGPVINWFAPNLEDWIQPMLAHLKQQGAFSVKMGPPVIIRRWEAASIKQGIQNPDVKRLRDMEADFIEPRAFEVADKLRRMGWQQGEDGGAGFGDVQPRYVFQVPLANRSLEEVHKNFNQLWRRNIKKAEKAGVEVVQGGYHDLEEWQRLYEITAVRDKFRPRPLSYFQRMWTALNSEDPNRMRLYFARHNGVNLSAATMLIVGGHVWYSYGASDNIGREVRPSNAMQWRMLRDAYALGATVYDLRGISDSLDESDHLFGLIQFKVGTGGQAAEYLGEWDFPLNKLLHKALDIYMSRR
- a CDS encoding alanine racemase: MALTLYVDTARWRAHHKHVQEQFPGLVPVCKGNGYGFGHERLAEEATRLGADMLAVGTTYEAARIKDWFSGDLLVLTPYRRGEEPVPLPDRVVRSVSSVDGVYGLVGARVVIEVMSSMKRHGINEQDLPQLHAAIENVRLEGFAIHLPLDRTDGSDAVEEVIGWMDRLRAARLPLHTMFVSHLKADELARLQQQFPQTRFRARIGTRLWLGDHEATEYRGAVLDVTRVSKGDRFGYRQQKAASDGFLVVVAGGTSHGVGLEAPKALHGVMPRAKGVARAGLATVNRNLSPFVWGGKQRWFAEPPHMQVSILFVPADAPEPKVGDELVAHLRHTTTQFDRLVDR